The DNA region CACTCGCCAGACACTCACAGGCCCCCGGATGGAGGTGTCTGAAGCCAGCTGACAGGGGCTAGAGCCTCGGGAACAGGGACTTGTGCCCACTTGGGGGTGTCTGGGTTGCCCCAGGGATGGGGACAGGGGAGGGGAGCCCAGGCCAGCCTGGGGCCCTACACTCAGGGGCTGAACAGGACACGACAGTCACAGTCCCTGGACCTGGGGCCGAGGTTGAGGGTTCTGAGGTGGGGGTGGCATTCTGGGGTCTCGGATTGGGGGCCTGGCAGGGGTTTCCTGGCAGCACCAGGTATCCATGAGGTGTGTGGCCCTGGCCCCTGGCATGCTATGGGGTGGAGGCCGTGGGGCCTGGCAGGTCCCTGTCTGAGCCTGCCCCCTCCACAgttcttcctgctgctgctactgGTGTTCCTGCTGGAGGCCACCATTGCCATCCTCTTCTTCGCCTACACGGACAAGGTATGGCTGCCTCAGCCGCAGGCCCAGCTGCAGGGCTGGGGGCTCCATCCTGACTCCCAGGGAGCACCGTGGGCCCGGTGTGGACAGAGTGGCCCCCCATCTGCCCTCCCTGGCGGCCAAGACAGCGGGTGTGGATTTACCAGGCCTGGAGGGGAAGCACCCCCAACCCTGGGAGGCTGTGCTGTGGCTCTGTGGTGACTGGGGCACAAGGGCACTGCTCCCCCACCCGGAGGGCGCGCCTAGGTCGTCCCCCGACACAGCGTCCCGGGCTGTCTGCTCCCAGCGCCTCGTCCTGGCTGCTCACCGTGGGGTTCTGCTCTGTAGAACGGCCTCTTCTTGGTCACTCATTTATATATTCAGCCATTTGTTTATACTGGGATGAAGTCACGGCTATTGAGGCTGCACTCTGAGCTAGAACACAACACTGCTTTGTTTTGTAAATCACACTGTCCGTCCTTGGCCCTGGGGAGCTCTTGCCGTCGGCTGCTGGGTCCCCTGACGTGCCCCCATCAACAGACTTTTCATTCTGGGGCCACATCCTGACTTCCTGGCACTGTAGGGCGCTCCAGGCTCCTCCTGCATTCCCTGCCCTGGCCCGGGAATCAGCCCCTTTTCCAGGATGCCCTGGGTCCTCACTGAATATTGGGGACCGTGGCCAGGGTGCTGGGTGGGCTTGACACTCATAGCTCCTGGCTTTCAGCTCACAGAGCACGGCTGCACGTGTCCTGACACGTGGAGTCACCTGTATCCCTGTCTTCTGTCCCCCCAGGACCCATGGTCCTCCCCCAGCCTGGGGAGGAAGCCCGGAGGTGGGGACCCTGGGCCTCAGGGCTGCTGGGAGGACATGGGGCTGGTGTGTCTGCAGCTTGGTGGGCTAGGAAGGGCAGGAGACACTTCAGGACCAGGTGCAGGCTTAGGGGCCAGCGAGGGGGTCTGGATGAGGGAGGCGGGGTACAGTGGGAGGGGCCCTGCTGATCCCCCCGCACCCCCAGATTGACAGGTACGCCCAGCAAGACCTGAAGAAAGGCTTGCACCTGTACGGCACGCAGGGCAACGTGGGCCTCACCAACGCCTGGAGCATCATCCAGACTGACGTGAGTcctgggcaggtgggcagggtCAGCGGGTGCCCCCttccctcccgcctcagcccgaCCTGAGCTTGTCCCCCAGTTCCGCTGCTGTGGTGTCTCCAACTACACTGACTGGTTTGAGGTGTACAACGCCACGCGGGTACCTGACTCCTGCTGCCTGGAGTTCAGTGAGAGCTGCGGGCTGCACGCACCTGGCACCTGGTGGAAGGCGGTGAGACCCCCACACTGGGGGCTGGCGGGGGCCTAGAGGGTGGGACTGGCAGGCCCTTCCATGACATGCAGGACATGCCTCCTGCAGCCGTGCTACGAGACGGTGAAGGTGTGGCTCCAGGAGAACCTGCTGGCTGTGGGCGTCTTTGGGCTGTGCACGGCACTGGTGCAGGTATGGCCTGGGGACTGTAGACTCCCTGCTACCCCTTTGCTGGGGCCTTCTGAGCCCAGGGAACAAAGTAGCAAAGGCCTTGCCCCCAGGAACCCATGAtcaggggaggctggggcaaaagCAGGAGGATGAGTTCGGGGGGATGGGCAGGGACGGCCTGTGGGGACGGTGGGCTCCCTCCTAGTggacagaggcagaggctggtgtgCGGTGGAGGCTGGCGGCCGTCTGTGCTGGTTGGTGGCCCAGGACTGGCCAGTGTGTAGAGAGTGGCAGCTGGGGTCCTGGTGCCTGTGGCCCCTGCTCTCCAAACTCCACAGCCCCCAGGAAGTCCTGGGTGTCCTCATGCTTGCAAGGCTCAGGGGAGGGTGCTATGGCTTGAGCCGCAGGGGTTGGGTGgggggtgtgagccaccaggaaGCTGAAGGACTCTACCGCTGTGTCCCCTGCTCCGGGGTCAGGGCCAGGGCACCTGCTGAGGACAGGGACCGCTCTGGGCTTGAGGCCTGAGGCCATGGAGCTGCCGTGcccagccctcctccctccccacagatCCTAGGCCTGACCTTCGCCATGACCATGTACTGCCAGGTGGTCAAGGCAGACACCTACTGCGCATAGGCTGCCCGCTTCTCTGCCTAAAGGACGCCCACAGGGAGACGGCCGTGCCCACAGCTGCCTTTCCCACCACCAGCCTCGGTGCTCTGCCCCAtgctgggaggaggaagggagggacaggTGCCCGGAGCCCCCGGAACAGTGTTTCTGGAAGGCCTGGCTGAGGTGGCTTCCAGGCCTCCAAACCCCCCCGGGAGGGGTGGCCACATGCTGGTATGGGACCCAGGGCGGGGGGGCGGTCTCCAGCACTTTTTATATTTACGCATTCTCCAAAGCAGTGTCCACACGGGGGCCAGCCTGTGGCCCCCAGCCTCCCGGGAAACGGGTTGGGGCTGCAAGAACAGGGGCTTGGCATCCTGGAAGTGGCCCCACTGGTCCTGGTGCTCCAGGCAGGGCCATGGACCCCTTACCTACATTCCACAGTGGGCCCGTGGGGCTCCTGGTGCATCCTAATAAAGTGTGAGCCACAGCCCTTGCGTCTACTGCTAGTCTGCCTTCCCTACCCCATCTTCCCTTCTGGCAcccaggcctggggcagggcaGCCTCTGGCATGAGGCTTAGGCAGAGCCCTGTGGCTGTGGGGTCACCTGGTGCACAGGCCTGGGGGAGCCGCCTGCAGAGGACTCTCCAGACTTCTGGTTTTAAGGAAATCGTGACATTAGCTCTAAGAAGTGATGATGAGGTCAgacacggtagctcacacctgtaatccctttgggaggccaaggtgggtggatcacttgaggtcaggagtttgagaccagcctggccaacatgttgaaaccctgtctctactaaaaatacaaaaattagccaggtttggtggcgggcacctgtaattccagctacttgggaggctgtggcaggagaatcgcttgattctgggagacagagtggtgagtggagatcgcaccactgcactccagcctggatgacacaggaagactccatctcaaaagaaaaaagatagtaataagaaaatttttaaaaaagtggcaAGGGCCCTCagccggggggtggggggcgcgTCCCTGAACTGCCGGCCTGTGCTGGGGGTGGCTTCCCTCTGCTTCACCCCCAAGACCAGGGTCTTCCTCCCCAAGTGGGGCTCTCCTGcttcacccccaccccagggcctccTGAAGCAGGGCTCCTTCCACATCACCCCCACCCTGGGGCCTCCTGTCGAGGCGTAGAACTCTGCCCTTTAAGTGAGCTGGCAGCACAAAGCAGTTATCACAGGGCACAGAAAAAACATGCATCAAGGTGCGTGCCACGGGATTCTCACAGCCAGGGTGAGGGTTGTGTGGGGACACTGACCACAGAGATGACGGTCAGTTCAGGTTGGGGCATCTGATCCCCAAACTGTACCCCACAATCTCAATTTCCAGCTaattcctgcctcaccctctgccCATCACCCTGGAGACACAGCCTGCTCTAGGCATCCTATCCTATGTGGCATCCCCACCCCTGCTTGCACCCAATGCTGATCTGGCAATGCCTAGCTCCAGGCCCACACCACCCTCCCAGACCTGCGTGTCCCCTGCCCTCATTCTGACGGAAGCCACAGGATCCCTgagaaccaactcaaatgttaaAGTCAGCGCCTCTGGGGACACAAGGTCAGTGCCCCAAAGCCACTggcagcttttgttttttttagacaaggtttTTGGAGTGTagttgatcacagctcactgcagcctcaacctcatcaagcgatcctcccacctcagcctcctgagtagctacgcgtacaggcacatgctaccacatcttgctaacttttgtatttttaggggatagagacagggtttcaccatgttgtccagcaTTCCTCCCGCCACAgctttccaaagtactgggattacaggcatgagccactgcacacaccGCTTGTATCTCCTACACCCATGTCAAACAGCAGCAAAACGGTGGGAAGGGCTGCACCTGCAGTGTGGCGGCTCGCAGGCCTCCCTGACGTCCAGGCCTTTCTCAAGCGTGGGTGCCTTGGGGCCGACCCAGGACCCCCTCCCCAGCTTATGTCCTGTGGAGGAGACCCCACCATGCTGCTTACCACCGGCTGGAGATGTCCTGACCCCCCTGCCCACCACACCCTGATGTTACTGACTCTGAACCAGAACACAgtgcccaccctggcctcacTGTCCTCACCCCACGGCATTTTCAGGCACGCCCAGGCCCATCCACTCCCTGGACTCACTTCTGTCCCCCCAGGAGACCCTGCCTGGGATGTGTACCCACCTATGCCCTCtgccgcccacctcagccttgtggGTCCCAGTGGTGAGGAGGGGAGTTCTCACGGCCAGCCAAGGACAGGATGGCAATGAGGGGCAAGGGAATGAAAGCTGCCAGGCCTTGGCTCATGCCTCCAAATTCCCCAGGGCCTCCCCAGAGCCTGGACACTGCTGCACTGGGGGGTGGGTGCAGACTGCCAGCCACGTGTCCTCTGCCCCACCCTCACTGGAAACGGCTTCCCGATGTGGCCCATGGGTCCTGCCGTTGCCCCTTACCATGCTCCCTGatgtggccaggctggcctgggggTCACGCTACCTGAGGCGGCAGAGCTGAGTCAAGGTCCAGGGCCAGTTTCTTCTGTGCCCATTTCCAGGGCAGCCCCTGCGCCCTTGCCGCGCTGGACTCGGTGGGGACATCTGGGTGGCTCTCTACAGATGTCACACATACGCTGTGGCTGGCGAGGTGGGTGGTGACGTGGGCGTGCAGCTCTCAGCTCTGTCACTGCCAGACCCTGGGGTGATGCTGGGCAGAGCTGTCCCTGCCAGGGCCCTCGAGTCCGGGAGTGGGCGAGTCTGGGATGGTTCCAGAGCTTCCAAACCCACATCTGGCCCAGGATGTGAGAAGCAGCCCAGAAAGGCCTGAGCCAGGCTCTCCTGGTGGGGCAGGTACTGTGGGTCCTGCCTGCCCAACCGACAGGAGGCAGCCAGCAGATGCCCAGGTGGGAGGGGCTTGAGCTCTCGGGGTGCCCCCCAGCCAGCACTCATCCCAGGGCAGGGACCCCTCATGAGAGGGTGGGGAGTCACACGGTGCCCAGCACCCCCGAATGAGGATGGCAG from Rhinopithecus roxellana isolate Shanxi Qingling chromosome 15, ASM756505v1, whole genome shotgun sequence includes:
- the TSPAN4 gene encoding tetraspanin-4; this encodes MARACLQAVKYLMFAFNLLFWLGGCGVLGVGIWLAATQGSFATLSSSFPSLSAANLLIITGAFVMAIGFVGCLGAIKENKCLLLAFFLLLLLVFLLEATIAILFFAYTDKIDRYAQQDLKKGLHLYGTQGNVGLTNAWSIIQTDFRCCGVSNYTDWFEVYNATRVPDSCCLEFSESCGLHAPGTWWKAPCYETVKVWLQENLLAVGVFGLCTALVQILGLTFAMTMYCQVVKADTYCA